A single window of Flavobacterium aestivum DNA harbors:
- a CDS encoding M1 family metallopeptidase, producing MKKKILSKLLALTIIVFVQSSFAQELYMPRNIKEAYAKETRSMDGKPGKKYWQNHGIYTMNISVNATTKEVSGSETIVYENNSNDTLRNIVIRFVNNLHKPTSPRGGSVGENFLSNGLTITSLKIDGVTYNEDARKWGTVGNVKIKSPLLPKTKATFEIEWNYPLSKESGREGQIDETTFYVAYSYPRVSVFDDYNYWDRIPHTDRQEFYNDFNDYVYTVNAPKNYVVYGTGDLLNPDEVLQPEYAARLKKSYISDEVMRIANEQELKEGRVTQQNEWNSWKFKANNISDVCFALSNHYIWDASSAIVDAKTKRRTSTQAAYDITGTDFFNSVKNINYALDWFSNNWPGIPYPYSKMTAFQGFADMEYPMMVNDAQVGNAIFAQLVQDHEIAHTYFPFYMGINETRYAYMDEGWATTFEYLIGIAEHGKEAADRFYKEFRINRYIKDPSAEEDQPIITMSTQVSDAGYGNNSYGKASLSYLALKDLLGDDQFKKSLHFYMDTWNGKHPIPWDFFNCMNTSSGKNLNWFFNNWFFSNNHIDLVIEKVEDMNSKKTIWIKNVGGFAIPFDVVIMYDDNSKEILHQTPAVWKNNQKNTTIYLKSDKKIKSVNLDNGIYVDASPKNNVWNSY from the coding sequence ATGAAAAAGAAAATCCTATCGAAACTATTAGCCCTGACAATTATTGTATTTGTACAAAGTAGTTTTGCCCAAGAGCTTTATATGCCTAGAAACATAAAAGAAGCTTATGCAAAAGAGACTCGTTCTATGGATGGAAAGCCCGGTAAAAAGTATTGGCAAAATCACGGTATTTATACCATGAATATTAGTGTAAATGCAACGACAAAGGAGGTAAGCGGTAGCGAAACTATTGTATACGAAAACAATAGTAATGATACACTGAGAAATATAGTGATACGTTTTGTGAATAATTTGCACAAGCCAACATCTCCAAGAGGAGGAAGTGTGGGTGAAAACTTTCTATCAAATGGATTGACGATTACATCTTTAAAAATAGATGGGGTTACTTACAATGAAGATGCCAGAAAATGGGGGACTGTTGGAAATGTAAAGATAAAAAGCCCTTTGCTGCCAAAGACTAAAGCAACTTTTGAAATCGAATGGAATTATCCTTTGTCAAAAGAGAGTGGAAGAGAAGGACAAATAGACGAAACTACTTTTTATGTAGCCTATAGCTATCCTAGAGTATCAGTTTTTGACGATTATAATTACTGGGACAGAATACCTCATACAGATCGTCAAGAATTCTATAATGACTTTAACGATTATGTTTACACAGTTAATGCACCCAAAAATTACGTGGTTTATGGAACAGGAGATTTATTAAACCCAGATGAGGTTTTGCAACCTGAATATGCTGCTCGTTTAAAAAAATCATATATCTCAGATGAGGTAATGCGTATTGCTAATGAACAAGAATTGAAAGAAGGACGTGTTACTCAGCAAAATGAATGGAATAGCTGGAAGTTTAAAGCCAACAACATTAGTGATGTTTGTTTCGCATTAAGCAATCATTATATTTGGGATGCCAGTAGCGCAATTGTAGATGCTAAAACCAAACGTCGCACCAGTACTCAAGCAGCTTATGATATAACAGGCACGGATTTTTTTAATTCGGTTAAAAATATTAATTACGCATTAGATTGGTTTTCTAATAATTGGCCAGGAATTCCTTATCCATACTCAAAAATGACTGCTTTTCAGGGATTTGCTGATATGGAGTATCCTATGATGGTTAATGATGCACAGGTAGGGAATGCTATTTTTGCACAATTGGTACAAGATCATGAAATAGCACATACCTATTTTCCCTTTTATATGGGAATAAATGAAACCCGATATGCTTATATGGACGAAGGCTGGGCTACTACTTTTGAATATCTAATAGGCATTGCAGAACATGGTAAAGAGGCAGCCGATAGATTTTATAAAGAGTTCAGAATCAATCGTTATATAAAAGACCCATCTGCAGAAGAAGATCAACCCATAATCACGATGTCTACCCAAGTGTCTGATGCGGGATATGGAAACAATTCATATGGCAAAGCTTCTCTTTCGTATCTTGCTTTGAAAGATTTGCTTGGTGATGACCAATTCAAAAAATCATTGCATTTTTATATGGATACATGGAACGGTAAACATCCAATTCCTTGGGACTTTTTTAATTGTATGAATACCAGTTCGGGTAAAAATTTAAATTGGTTTTTCAACAACTGGTTTTTTAGCAATAATCACATTGATTTAGTGATTGAAAAAGTGGAAGATATGAATTCGAAAAAAACAATTTGGATTAAAAATGTTGGTGGTTTCGCCATTCCTTTTGATGTTGTTATTATGTATGATGACAATTCAAAAGAGATTTTGCATCAAACTCCAGCCGTTTGGAAAAACAATCAAAAAAACACAACAATTTATTTGAAATCTGATAAAAAAATAAAATCGGTAAATCTTGATAATGGCATTTATGTAGATGCTAGTCCGAAAAATAATGTGTGGAATAGTTATTAG